The following are encoded in a window of Primulina eburnea isolate SZY01 chromosome 4, ASM2296580v1, whole genome shotgun sequence genomic DNA:
- the LOC140829985 gene encoding protein STRICTOSIDINE SYNTHASE-LIKE 13-like, protein MEKRTLQIKDGILFQHPYLVLFVLVLSFMVMDPFGLSPVGGKDFRPVKNDIALYHQVMETWPGDNRSRLGLGRLEFKDDVFGPESLEFDSRGRGPYAGLADGRVVRWMGEDVGWETFALVTATWSEKLCAKGVDSTTAKQWKLESDCGRPLGLRFDLETGNLYIADAYYGLLVVGPEGGLATPLATQVDDGTPILFANDLDIHSNGSIFFTDTSKKYNRVNHFFILLEGEASGRLLRYDPPTKTTHVVLEGLAFPNGVQLSKDQSFLLYTETTNCRIMKYFLKGPKTGTTQLVANLPGFPDNVRINDKGEYWVAIDCCRTRVQEILVHNPWLRSVYFRLPIPMRYLARMAGMRMYTAISKLSDEGDILDVLEDKEGVVMKLVSEVKEVNGKLWIGTVAHNHITTLPYPLQI, encoded by the exons ATGGAGAAAAGAACATTGCAAATAAAAGATGGGATTCTATTTCAGCATCCATATCTAGTACTATTTGTGTTAGTCTTAAGCTTTATGGTTATGGACCCGTTCGGGTTGAGTCCGGTCGGGGGAAAAGACTTTAGGCCGGTAAAGAATGATATCGCACTTTACCATCAAGTCATGGAGACTTGGCCGGGAGATAACCGGAGCCGGCTTGGACTAGGGAGATTGGAGTTTAAGGACGACGTTTTCGGGCCCGAATCGTTGGAATTTGATTCTCGGGGTCGTGGTCCATATGCTGGACTAGCTGATGGACGTGTGGTTAGGTGGATGGGGGAAGATGTTGGGTGGGAAACATTTGCACTAGTTACAGCTACTTG GTCTGAGAAACTATGTGCAAAAGGTGTCGATTCAACAACAGCGAAGCAATGGAAGCTCGAGTCAGATTGTGGGCGTCCCCTCGGCCTGAGGTTCGACCTGGAAACCGGAAACCTGTATATTGCAGATGCTTACTATGGCCTACTTGTTGTAGGTCCCGAAGGAGGCCTGGCCACTCCTTTGGCGACGCAAGTCGATGATGGCACGCCTATTCTTTTTGCTAACGACCTTGATATTCATAGCAATGGATCCATCTTCTTCACAGATACTAGCAAGAAGTACAATAGGGT GAACCATTTCTTCATCTTGTTGGAAGGGGAAGCAAGTGGGAGACTTCTCAGATACGACCCTCCAACAAAAACAACACATGTTGTGTTGGAAGGATTAGCATTTCCTAATGGAGTCCAGCTCTCaaaagaccaatcttttctactATACACGGAAACTACAAATTGCAG GATCATGAAGTACTTCTTAAAGGGTCCGAAAACGGGCACGACACAACTTGTTGCAAATCTACCAGGATTCCCTGATAACGTGAGAATAAACGATAAAGGCGAATATTGGGTGGCGATAGACTGTTGCAGGACTCGTGTACAAGAGATTCTAGTCCACAACCCATGGCTGAGAAGCGTGTACTTCCGGCTACCTATCCCGATGAGATACTTGGCTAGAATGGCGGGAATGAGAATGTACACTGCGATATCAAAGTTGAGTGATGAAGGGGACATTCTGGATGTTCTTGAAGACAAGGAAGGTGTGGTGATGAAGTTGGTGAGCGAAGTGAAAGAGGTAAATGGGAAGCTTTGGATAGGGACTGTGGCGCACAACCATATTACAACTCTTCCTTATCCTCTACAAATTTAG